In a genomic window of Erigeron canadensis isolate Cc75 chromosome 5, C_canadensis_v1, whole genome shotgun sequence:
- the LOC122598986 gene encoding uncharacterized protein LOC122598986 — MELFKRAKTVRLHSVREKYMVADDDKETVFQDRDGSTEKAEWEVIPTGENFIRFKSCYGKYLMASNATFLEGVKGKKVLQTELKPDLDGSINWEPLRDGFQVRLKTPTGSFLRPNGGVPPWRNTITHDNPHRPKTKEKVLWDIEVVQNLPSYRKQNSDSKLYCVFDNK, encoded by the coding sequence ATGGAACTATTCAAAAGGGCGAAAACGGTTCGCCTTCATAGCGTAAGGGAAAAATACATGGTGGCCGACGACGACAAGGAAACGGTTTTCCAAGACCGTGATGGATCCACAGAAAAGGCCGAATGGGAGGTCATACCAACCGGCGAAAATTTCATACGTTTCAAAAGTTGTTATGGAAAATACTTGATGGCTTCTAACGCGACATTTCTTGAAGGCGTAAAAGGAAAAAAGGTCCTTCAAACGGAATTGAAACCAGATTTAGACGGGAGCATCAATTGGGAACCATTAAGAGACGGTTTCCAAGTTCGACTTAAAACGCCTACGGGTAGTTTCTTGCGCCCAAATGGAGGCGTACCCCCTTGGAGAAATACGATTACACATGACAACCCGCATAGGCCAAAAACAAAGGAAAAGGTTTTGTGGGATATTGAAGTCGTACAAAATCTTCCGTCTTATCGAAAACAGAATTCAGATTCGAAACTCTATTGTGTGTTCGATAACAAATGA
- the LOC122599453 gene encoding uncharacterized protein LOC122599453, giving the protein MASSLSFKPIVVQLVWDDQVSFINEILQNTDPLKRRSFPIFHMMTYSQICDITYSCFGISKQQFKLQLYLWYEFKGVPFRNLITDDNTLAMIYHLGEAQFEVKFEPSFTNQLLSLTQSQCFFQGSNQPEDNEDDEDNEDDADNDDDEDNDDEDDELVQDHEIDPMVGGSSDEAPYTSDDTIDAYSVDGDVSGDDEEEGAHAQGPLEHEELVNLQDDNEDRLMPFNEVQEDVVFWSPDRNVIEKGMFFQSKAELIHSVRLWNIRENRELIVMDTRPAFWKAQCMTRGKNYRGVLDRVPCRWVVAGSNRNRLGLFQITKWVESHNCYGEVISNNNRCMTASMIASEILSQVREDLTLKVRQIQAQVKTTFNVDVSYAKAWNARRLEIERLYGTWPSNFDALPKYVAELQRANPYTVVEWLHSPTSSSHIHTFKYVFWAFGLAIRAFQRCIPVIFVDGAHLKGSYKGKLLTVVTKNANGQLLPVAYGLVDEESNESWGWFLNLFEEHVGSQRQGDLCIISDRHQGILNAVSQIDGWHHRYCLRHVCSNVNSHFKNRRIKNLAWVIGSTSQSSKYTWAINTIKGEDDAVWPYLRNIGLEKWTLRHDSALRRWGNLTTNIAECQNNILGKARMLLIRALIESTFTWTRDHFVSQYRKASSWNPPLARKMWQVYQMRERASISHRVEVFDERTGNYTVKTNQRNAQGEYTYNVFMGENRKKYSCGAWQHQRFPSSHAIAVCGYRQERAANLPSKRYTTRTWINQYNAALSPLREVNYWAPVDWQIQGDLEKLVTQRGRRRTRRYRNEMDESSTSRSSTSRQQARCGICGQLGHNRKTCPEI; this is encoded by the coding sequence atggctTCTTCTTTATCATTCAAACCCATTGTAGTTCAGTTAGTATGGGATGATCAAGTATCATTCATAAATGAAATCCTTCAAAATACAGATCCATTGAAAAGAAGAAGTTTTCCCATTTTCCACATGATGACTTATTCACAAATCTGTGATATAACTTACAGTTGTTTTGGTATTTCAAAACAACAGTTCAAACTGCAATTATATTTGTGGTATGAATTTAAGGGTGTTCCTTTTAGGAACTTAATTACGGATGATAATACTTTAGCAATGATTTATCATCTCGGTGAAGCGCAATTTGAAGTGAAGTTCGAGCCTAGTTTTACAAACCAGTTGTTAAGCTTGACTCAAAGCCAGTGTTTTTTTCAAGGGAGTAACCAGCCAGAAGATaacgaagatgatgaagataacgAAGATGATGCagacaatgatgatgatgaagacaatgacgATGAAGACGATGAACTTGTTCAAGATCATGAAATTGACCCAATGGTTGGTGGATCAAGCGACGAGGCACCTTATACAAGTGATGATACCATCGACGCATATAGCGTTGATGGGGATGTATctggagatgatgaagaagaaggggCTCATGCACAAGGTCCTTTGGAGCATGAAGAACTTGTTAATCTTCAAGATGATAATGAAGATCGTCTAATGCCATTCAATGAAGTTCAAGAAGATGTGGTATTTTGGTCGCCAGATAGAAATGTGATAGAAAAAGGAATGTTTTTTCAGAGCAAGGCGGAGCTTATACACTCTGTTAGGCTTTGGAACATAAGAGAAAACAGAGAACTTATTGTTATGGATACAAGGCCAGCGTTTTGGAAAGCACAGTGCATGACCAGGGGGAAGAATTATCGTGGTGTTTTGGACCGGGTCCCCTGTAGGTGGGTTGTAGCTGGATCTAACAGAAACAGATTAGGATTGTTTCAGATCACAAAGTGGGTGGAGAGTCACAATTGTTATGGAGAAGTGATATCTAATAACAATCGTTGTATGACAGCAAGTATGATTGCTTCTGAAATTTTGTCACAAGTGCGGGaggatttaactttaaaagttagACAGATCCAGGCCCAAGTAAAAACAACGTTCAATGTTGATGTGAGCTACGCCAAGGCGTGGAATGCAAGAAGGTTAGAAATTGAAAGGTTGTATGGAACTTGGCCGAGTAACTTTGATGCACTGCCCAAGTATGTTGCTGAATTACAACGTGCTAACCCATACACTGTTGTGGAATGGCTCCATTCTCCAACCAGTTCAAgccatatacatacattcaagTATGTATTTTGGGCATTTGGACTGGCAATTAGGGCATTCCAACGTTGTATTCCGGTGATCTTTGTCGATGGCGCTCATTTGAAAGGCAGCTACAAAGGTAAGTTGCTAACTGTAGTGACAAAGAACGCCAATGGACAACTATTGCCGGTCGCTTATGGCTTGGTTGATGAAGAGTCTAATGAAAGTTGGGGATGGTTTCTAAATCTCTTTGAAGAGCATGTCGGGTCGCAGAGGCAAGGTGATTTGTGTATCATTTCAGATCGTCACCAAGGCATTCTTAATGCAGTGAGCCAAATTGATGGGTGGCATCATCGGTATTGTTTGAGGCACGTTTGTAGCAACGTGAACTCGCACTTCAAGAACAGGAGAATCAAAAATCTGGCTTGGGTTATCGGTTCCACCTCCCAATCATCCAAGTATACTTGGGCGATAAACACAATCAAAGGTGAAGATGACGCTGTTTGGCCGTATTTGAGGAACATTGGTTTGGAGAAGTGGACTCTAAGGCACGACTCGGCGCTTCGTCGTTGGGGTAACTTAACGACAAACATTGCCGAGTGCCAAAACAATATCCTTGGTAAGGCTCGAATGCTACTTATTAGAGCTTTAATTGAGAGCACTTTTACTTGGACAAGAGACCATTTTGTCAGCCAATACCGGAAGGCAAGTAGTTGGAACCCACCACTAGCTCGCAAAATGTGGCAGGTTTATCAGATGCGTGAACGAGCGTCAATAAGCCATAGAGtggaagtgtttgatgaacGAACAGGTAATTACACGGTCAAAACAAACCAAAGAAATGCACAAGGCGAGTACACATACAATGTTTTCATGGGGGAGAATAGGAAAAAATACTCTTGTGGAGCTTGGCAACATCAAAGGTTTCCATCCTCTCATGCCATTGCTGTTTGCGGATATAGACAAGAGAGAGCTGCTAATCTTCCAAGTAAAAGGTACACAACTAGGACATGGATAAATCAGTATAATGCTGCACTTTCTCCCCTTCGAGAGGTGAATTACTGGGCGCCGGTAGATTGGCAGATTCAGGGAGACCTTGAAAAACTGGTCACGCAAAGGGGTAGGAGACGCACCAGACGGTACCGGAACGAGATGGATGAGAGTTCTACGAGCAGATCTTCAACCTCAAGACAACAAGCTAGATGTGGTATTTGCGGTCAATTGGGCCATAACAGGAAGACATGCCctgaaatttga